The Mesorhizobium sp. M1D.F.Ca.ET.043.01.1.1 genome contains a region encoding:
- a CDS encoding ABC transporter substrate-binding protein, translating to MPKHFRTTDAARKNLSAIENSAIDELLAGRIGRREFLRHGSVLGLSLPFLGGIASAVGLGAPQARAEGKPGGTVRAGIAVPGGAIDPVTFYDSGSYQLVFQTAEFLCVTQPDLTLKPVLAESWSPNADGSVWTFKLRKGVKFHNGEDFKADDVVATFDRLSDPKGSSNALSVFKGLLSKGGTRKVDDHTVEFHLDAPNGSFPYSVSIDNYNAVILPASYKGDYEKTFEGTGPFRLESYTPKVGASFVRNPDYWGEKALPDRLEFKFYGDVQPRILALQAGEVDVLDAIPLDVSQVVLGNPDITVLRVASTAHRQLHMRCDMAPFTDKRVRQALALSIDRSKLVDGLCRGMAATGNDSPFAPAFPATDKSVPQRAQDIAKAKQLMEAAGLASGFDMTLTTLRYSDIPGYAQLFQNFAKEIGTRISLNIEDQDKYYGKAVFGQSDWLDSPLGITDYAHRSVPNVFLKSPLVSDGPWNAAHFKNTAYDGLVAGYLKALDLDAQRKAASDIQKLLLDETPVIFSYFPDLLVPVRKNVSGLPPIAAGLLLDRVSVG from the coding sequence ATGCCGAAGCATTTCAGGACGACCGACGCCGCCCGCAAAAACCTCAGCGCAATCGAAAATTCCGCTATCGACGAATTGCTCGCAGGCCGGATCGGCCGGCGTGAATTCCTGCGCCATGGCAGCGTGCTCGGCCTGTCGCTGCCCTTCCTCGGCGGCATCGCCTCGGCGGTCGGCCTTGGCGCACCGCAGGCACGCGCCGAAGGCAAGCCGGGCGGTACGGTGCGCGCCGGTATCGCCGTGCCCGGCGGCGCCATCGACCCGGTGACCTTCTACGACAGCGGCAGCTATCAGCTCGTCTTCCAGACGGCCGAATTCCTGTGCGTGACGCAGCCGGACCTGACGCTGAAGCCGGTTCTGGCGGAAAGCTGGTCGCCCAACGCCGATGGCAGCGTCTGGACCTTCAAGCTGCGCAAAGGCGTGAAATTCCACAATGGCGAGGATTTCAAGGCCGACGACGTCGTGGCGACCTTCGATCGCCTCTCCGACCCGAAGGGCAGCTCCAACGCGTTGTCGGTGTTCAAGGGCCTGCTGTCGAAAGGCGGCACGCGCAAGGTCGACGACCATACCGTCGAGTTCCATCTCGACGCGCCGAACGGCAGCTTCCCCTATTCGGTGTCGATCGACAATTACAACGCCGTCATCCTGCCGGCGAGCTACAAGGGCGACTACGAGAAGACTTTCGAGGGCACCGGCCCGTTCCGGCTGGAAAGCTACACGCCGAAGGTCGGCGCCAGCTTCGTGCGCAATCCCGACTACTGGGGCGAGAAGGCGCTGCCTGACCGCCTCGAATTCAAGTTCTATGGCGACGTGCAGCCGCGCATCCTGGCGCTGCAGGCGGGCGAGGTCGACGTGCTCGACGCCATCCCGCTCGACGTCAGCCAGGTGGTGCTCGGCAATCCCGACATCACGGTGCTGCGCGTGGCGTCCACCGCGCATCGCCAACTCCACATGCGCTGCGACATGGCGCCCTTCACCGACAAGCGCGTGCGCCAGGCCCTCGCCCTCTCGATCGACCGCTCCAAGCTGGTCGACGGGCTCTGCCGCGGCATGGCGGCGACCGGCAATGACAGCCCGTTCGCGCCGGCCTTCCCGGCTACCGACAAATCGGTGCCGCAGCGCGCGCAGGACATCGCCAAGGCCAAGCAGTTGATGGAGGCCGCCGGCCTTGCCAGCGGCTTCGACATGACGCTGACCACGCTGCGCTATTCCGACATTCCCGGCTACGCGCAGCTCTTCCAGAACTTCGCCAAGGAGATCGGCACGCGCATCTCGCTCAACATCGAGGACCAGGACAAATATTACGGCAAGGCGGTGTTCGGCCAGTCCGACTGGCTGGACAGCCCGCTCGGCATCACCGACTACGCGCATCGCAGCGTGCCGAACGTCTTTCTGAAGAGTCCCCTGGTGAGCGACGGTCCGTGGAACGCGGCGCATTTCAAGAACACGGCCTATGACGGGCTGGTGGCCGGCTACCTCAAGGCGCTCGACCTCGACGCGCAGCGCAAGGCTGCCTCCGACATCCAAAAACTGCTGCTCGACGAGACGCCGGTGATCTTCAGCTATTTCCCGGACCTCCTGGTGCCGGTGCGCAAGAATGTCAGCGGCCTGCCGCCGATCGCCGCCGGCCTGCTGCTCGATCGTGTCTCGGTGGGTTGA
- a CDS encoding DUF427 domain-containing protein — MVARSNLAANDEKRTTTIRKPHLRGRGPHFPLLDTIVQYEFEPGYVAFTMPSPKRLRVQVGPMIVADTTRALVLYESDHLPVYYFPMSDVREEFLLPSRTTTEDPFKGTATHYSLNTGITLVEDGAWRYLDPVKGCPPIADYISFYWPKMTHWWEEDEEIFVHARDPFRRVDCLPSSRRVQVILDGEQVADSRRGVFLFETGHPVRHYLPISDTRLDMFTPSRYISRCPYKGISNYYHVTTPKERHENLVWYYPEPVHEAERIKGLVCFHHELVDKILVDGVEIPKEATAASDGYF; from the coding sequence ATGGTCGCGCGCAGCAACCTGGCGGCCAACGACGAGAAAAGGACGACGACCATTCGCAAGCCTCATCTGCGCGGCCGCGGGCCGCATTTCCCGCTGCTCGACACTATCGTGCAATACGAGTTCGAGCCGGGCTACGTCGCCTTCACCATGCCCTCGCCCAAGCGGCTGCGCGTCCAGGTCGGGCCGATGATCGTCGCCGACACCACCAGGGCGCTAGTGCTTTATGAGAGCGACCACCTGCCGGTCTACTACTTCCCGATGAGCGACGTGCGCGAGGAGTTCCTGCTGCCGAGCAGGACCACGACGGAGGATCCGTTCAAGGGCACCGCCACGCACTACTCGCTGAACACCGGCATCACGCTCGTCGAGGACGGCGCCTGGCGCTATCTCGATCCGGTCAAGGGCTGCCCGCCGATCGCGGACTACATCTCCTTCTACTGGCCGAAGATGACGCATTGGTGGGAGGAGGACGAGGAGATCTTCGTCCATGCCCGCGACCCGTTCCGTCGCGTCGACTGCCTGCCTTCATCGCGGCGCGTGCAGGTGATCCTCGACGGCGAGCAGGTCGCCGATTCCCGGCGTGGCGTGTTCCTGTTCGAGACCGGCCATCCGGTTCGGCATTATCTGCCGATCTCGGACACGCGGCTCGATATGTTCACGCCCAGCCGCTACATCTCGCGCTGCCCCTACAAGGGCATCTCCAACTACTACCACGTGACGACGCCCAAGGAGCGGCACGAGAACCTGGTCTGGTACTATCCCGAGCCCGTGCACGAGGCCGAGCGCATCAAGGGACTGGTGTGCTTCCACCACGAACTGGTCGACAAGATCCTGGTCGACGGGGTTGAGATTCCCAAGGAAGCGACAGCGGCGTCCGACGGCTATTTTTGA
- a CDS encoding homoserine dehydrogenase: MSHPQFAAELLQRAEKQGPITIGLAGAGQMGTDIVVQVALMPGMRIGAISEVRPQAAIDAALLAGHDRSDIVQAPNAAAIDRAIEAGKIAVTEDLHALAAAGRIDVIIDATGNPNIGTLFALEVMKNGKHIVMLNVEADITIGRFLKEEARKAGVVYTGAAGDEPACTLEIIGFAKSLGFTIVAAGKGKNNPLKFDAVPADYEKEAAERNMNARMLVEFVDGSKTAIEMVAIANATGLVPDVPGMHGPTATLEELASVLCPREDGGVLHRKGVVDYSIGKGVAPGVFCIIETKHPRVLERMIDLKVGKGPYFTIFRPYHLTSLEVPLSAARAVVYKRADMEPLDHPVAEAVAVAKTNLGTGQSLGMIGENDYRGFAMTWEDARAKGALPLGLAERAKVVKPVKAGDFLTYENCVPDDSMVITQIRRRLDQSDGRFVPNAA; encoded by the coding sequence ATGTCCCATCCGCAATTCGCAGCGGAACTCCTGCAGCGCGCTGAGAAGCAGGGACCGATCACCATCGGGCTCGCCGGCGCCGGGCAGATGGGGACGGACATCGTCGTCCAGGTGGCGCTCATGCCGGGCATGCGCATCGGCGCCATTTCGGAAGTCAGGCCGCAGGCGGCGATCGATGCCGCGCTGCTTGCCGGCCACGACCGCTCCGATATCGTGCAGGCGCCCAATGCGGCGGCCATCGACCGCGCCATCGAGGCCGGCAAGATCGCCGTCACCGAGGATCTTCACGCGCTCGCCGCCGCCGGCCGCATCGACGTCATCATCGACGCCACCGGCAATCCCAATATCGGCACGCTGTTCGCGCTCGAAGTGATGAAGAACGGCAAGCATATCGTCATGCTCAATGTCGAGGCCGACATCACCATCGGCCGCTTCCTCAAGGAGGAAGCACGAAAGGCCGGCGTGGTCTACACCGGCGCGGCCGGCGACGAGCCCGCCTGCACGCTGGAGATCATCGGCTTCGCCAAAAGCCTCGGCTTCACCATAGTTGCCGCCGGCAAAGGCAAGAACAATCCGCTCAAGTTCGATGCGGTGCCCGCCGATTACGAGAAGGAGGCGGCCGAGCGCAACATGAATGCGCGCATGCTTGTCGAGTTCGTCGACGGCTCGAAGACGGCGATCGAGATGGTGGCGATCGCCAATGCCACCGGCCTGGTGCCGGACGTGCCCGGCATGCACGGCCCGACGGCAACGCTGGAGGAACTGGCAAGCGTGCTCTGCCCGCGCGAGGACGGCGGCGTGCTGCACCGCAAGGGCGTGGTCGACTATTCGATCGGCAAGGGCGTCGCGCCCGGCGTGTTCTGCATCATCGAGACGAAGCATCCGCGCGTGCTTGAGCGCATGATCGACCTCAAGGTCGGCAAGGGTCCGTATTTCACGATCTTCCGCCCCTATCACCTGACCAGTCTCGAAGTGCCGCTCTCGGCGGCGCGCGCGGTGGTCTACAAGCGCGCCGACATGGAGCCGCTCGACCATCCGGTGGCCGAGGCGGTGGCGGTGGCCAAGACCAATCTCGGCACCGGACAGTCGCTCGGCATGATCGGCGAGAACGATTATCGCGGCTTTGCCATGACCTGGGAGGACGCGCGCGCCAAGGGCGCGCTGCCGCTCGGCCTTGCCGAGCGCGCCAAGGTGGTGAAGCCGGTGAAGGCCGGCGACTTCCTGACCTATGAAAATTGTGTACCCGACGATTCGATGGTGATAACCCAGATCCGCCGTCGTCTCGACCAGTCGGACGGGCGGTTCGTACCCAACGCGGCCTAA
- a CDS encoding FGGY family carbohydrate kinase has product MDDVVIGIDASTTAVKAIAFARDGTELFQARETYPLSNPAPGHFEQDAEHWWTALLTALGKVADKIGAGRVKAISIAHQRETFTLIDDAGKPLIPAILWLDERARRQVARLSQELGREAIRDWSGKPPDPTPALYALAWLVEHKPPALTEAAALVDVHAFFVHRLTGRLMTSTASADPLGLLDIANCTWHPRLVEAAGLQTGQLPELAAPGAVCGTLSEGIAAATGLKAGTPVVAGAGDGQAMGLGMGVYGPGKSYLSLGSGVVSGNYSGTVTTSDAFRTLVSPTGSGFMLETVLRSGMQLVDWIVRTTGSPSAAVLERAAMTVAAGSDGLLVLPYWAGVMSPYWDGAARGAIVGLSLDHESKHLFRAVLEGIALEQAIATDAMEEQTGKAGAMIAAGGGTNSTLLMQIMASVLERPLLVSPVNEAAALGAAMLAASAIGWFASPEDAAKAMAAPPARQVDPVEALVPIYRARKEIYRDLYHATRDIHARLGAA; this is encoded by the coding sequence ATGGACGATGTCGTAATCGGGATCGACGCCTCGACGACGGCCGTGAAGGCGATCGCTTTCGCGCGTGACGGCACGGAGCTCTTCCAGGCACGCGAGACCTACCCGCTTTCCAATCCGGCGCCCGGCCATTTCGAGCAGGATGCCGAGCATTGGTGGACGGCGTTGCTGACGGCGCTGGGGAAGGTCGCCGACAAGATCGGCGCGGGGCGCGTGAAGGCGATCTCCATCGCCCATCAACGCGAGACCTTCACGCTGATCGACGACGCCGGCAAGCCGCTCATCCCCGCCATCCTGTGGCTCGACGAGCGCGCCCGCCGCCAGGTGGCGCGGCTTTCGCAAGAGCTTGGCCGCGAGGCGATCCGCGACTGGAGCGGCAAGCCGCCGGACCCGACGCCGGCGCTCTACGCCTTGGCCTGGCTGGTGGAGCATAAGCCGCCGGCGCTGACGGAAGCGGCAGCGCTGGTCGACGTGCATGCCTTCTTCGTCCACCGGCTCACCGGTCGGCTGATGACCAGCACGGCGAGCGCCGATCCGCTCGGCCTGCTCGACATCGCCAACTGTACCTGGCATCCGCGGCTGGTCGAAGCGGCAGGCCTGCAAACTGGACAATTGCCGGAGTTGGCCGCCCCCGGCGCGGTCTGCGGCACGCTTTCGGAAGGGATCGCCGCGGCGACCGGTCTGAAGGCCGGCACGCCGGTCGTGGCCGGCGCCGGCGACGGCCAGGCCATGGGCCTCGGCATGGGCGTCTACGGCCCCGGCAAGAGCTATCTCTCGCTGGGCTCGGGCGTCGTCAGCGGCAACTATTCCGGCACGGTCACGACATCGGATGCGTTCCGCACGCTGGTCTCGCCGACCGGCTCCGGCTTCATGCTGGAAACCGTGCTGCGCTCCGGCATGCAACTGGTCGACTGGATCGTGCGCACCACCGGCTCGCCTTCGGCCGCCGTACTGGAAAGGGCGGCGATGACGGTCGCCGCGGGCAGCGACGGCCTGCTCGTCTTGCCCTATTGGGCCGGTGTCATGAGCCCCTACTGGGACGGCGCGGCGCGCGGCGCGATCGTCGGCCTGTCGCTCGATCACGAGTCGAAACATCTCTTCCGCGCGGTGCTGGAAGGCATTGCCCTGGAGCAGGCGATTGCCACCGACGCGATGGAGGAACAGACCGGCAAGGCCGGCGCGATGATCGCGGCAGGCGGCGGCACCAATTCGACGCTGCTGATGCAGATCATGGCGAGCGTGCTCGAGCGGCCGCTCTTGGTCTCGCCGGTCAACGAGGCGGCGGCGCTGGGTGCTGCCATGCTAGCGGCCTCGGCCATCGGCTGGTTCGCATCGCCGGAGGACGCGGCAAAGGCGATGGCCGCCCCGCCAGCGAGACAAGTCGATCCGGTCGAAGCGCTGGTGCCGATCTACCGCGCCCGCAAGGAAATCTACCGCGACCTCTATCACGCGACGCGAGACATCCACGCGCGGCTGGGTGCGGCCTGA